A window of the Vicugna pacos chromosome 32, VicPac4, whole genome shotgun sequence genome harbors these coding sequences:
- the IL31 gene encoding interleukin-31 has product MVSHTGSARLALFLFCCLGPFLSCRTAPTYTPEPYDQRGIIEELKISFKELLDNYLQDEKGVPKSSQYEMPCFTADPRPPHYLDSSAILPYFRAIQPILNNQTLDVVIEHLDKLEFQRAPKTNVSVPTDQFEQKRFILTILKQFSNCLNSDLVSKLFQ; this is encoded by the exons ATGGTCTCCCACACAG GATCTGCCAGACTTGCCCTTTTCCTGTTCTGCTGTTTGGGACCCTTCCTGTCATGCCGCACAGCGCCCACCTACACACCGGAACCATATGACCAACGAGGCATAATTGAGGAGTTAAAGATCTCATTTAAGGAGCTTTTGGATAACTAT CTGCAGGACGAGAAAGGAGTGCCGAAATCCAGCCAGTACGAGATGCCGTGCTTCACTGCTGACCCCCGACCCCCACACTACCTCGACAGCTCAGCCATCCTGCCTTATTTCAGAGCGATCCAACCAATACTCAATAACCAAACTCTTGATGTGGTCATAGAACATCTCGACAAACTCGAATTTCAACGTGCACCGAAAACAAACGTTTCTGTGCCTACAGATCAATTTGAACAGAAAAGATTCATCTTGACTATTTTAAAGCAGTTTTCAAActgcctgaattctgacttagtAAGTAAATTATTCCAATGA
- the LRRC43 gene encoding leucine-rich repeat-containing protein 43 isoform X4 has translation MEAPAGTVSAAVREHLRQLCLREFPCGIGSWNKSRFLPQTSRAWRELVPREEEAVSPGEETVEDLLGLVRSPHSPWALPEGSSAEDRFLRELAIQNPLVLKDSFFYTYFKSLRVVDKQVSLVDKDLLKFVKLEELILSANLIKEIDPANLPPTLKVLELYGNKMSSMECLCAGPPPGLQHLGLGHNKLLGPLESLYVTSDHWPNLVSLDLSFNDLTDLQSMVASLRTLPCLRLLVLQGNPLALVPYYRGFTIDSLSRLCVLDDITVASSEKHQFRGLRHSGDLLTQEAQLVVTIGNVRGVLDTSVLDPEPGPQGPFITYSYYVTYDFVEDEEAEGNGYGGVLAEIVKPSPSTEQLGEDVPEEVVEEAEDSVESGPVSQSQLGEMEESLVSGGSAPLPRTSVDSAEELAKLRPHLDPRLCPSPGTVLFSTVRKPWADVIPCNYEMQHTLSDLVPLKAFLMSGTTVTIVEEKILSWPVVPPSPDSPMPAKKGKGEKDKKGEKDKKGKKEKEEKDKKGKDGKDKAGKGEKDAAKEQKEGKKKKELLKDLRQDPPILRVLGSGRVALEPLLAGEPFVSTVCDFGVIRTLETDKLTFFRMLWRLRSPRRSCQQPLKRENLWCQCTKATTTQTP, from the exons ATGGAGGCGCCCGCCGGAACCGTGAGCGCGGCGGTCCGGGAGCACCTGCGGCAGCTGTGTCTGCGCGAGTTCCCGTGCGGCATCGGCAGCTGG AATAAGTCGCGCTTTCTTCCTCAAACTTCACGAGCATGGCGGGAGCTGGTCCCCAGAGAGGAGGAGGCTGTGAGCCCGGGGGAGGAGACGGTGGAGGACCTGCTGGGCCTGGTCCGAAGCCCCCACTCACCCTGGGCTCTGCCAGAGGGCTCAAGTGCAGAGGACCGTTTTCTGAGAGAACTGGCCATCCAGAACCCCCTGGTGCTCAAAGACAGCTTCTTCTACACCTACTTCAAGTCGCTGCGGGTGGTGGACAAGCAG GTAAGCCTGGTGGACAAAGACCTCCTGAAATTTGTGAAGCTTGAAGAGTTGATTCTGAGTGCTAATCTAATCAAGGAGATTGACCCCGCCAACCTGCCCCCGACTCTCAAG GTGCTGGAACTTTACGGCAACAAGATGAGCAGCATGGAGTGTCTGTGCGCCGGCCCGCCCCCGGGGCTGCAGCACTTGGGACTGGGCCACAACAAGCTTCTGGGCCCGCTGGAGAGTCTGTACGTCACCAGCGACCACTG GCCCAACCTTGTCTCCCTGGACCTGAGCTTCAACGACCTGACGGACCTGCAGAGCATGGTGGCCAGCCTCAGAACGCTCCCGTGCCTGAGGCTGCTGGTGCTGCAGGGGAACCCGCTGGCCCTGGTGCCCTACTACCGGGGCTTCACCATCGACAGCCTGTCCCGGCTCTGCGTGCTGGACGACATCACCGTGGCGTCCAGTGAGAAGCATCAGTTCCGGGGGCTGAGGCACAGCGGGG ATCTCCTCACCCAGGAAGCACAGTTGGTGGTGACTATTGGAAATGTCCGAGGGGTTCTGGACACCTCGGTCTTGGACCCAGAACCAGGGCCCCAGGGCCCTTTCATCACTTACAGCTACTACGTAACCTACGATTTTGTGGAAGATGAAGAAGCCGAGGGAAATGGATACGGCGGCGTGCTGGCTGAG ATcgtcaagccctctcccagcacagagcagCTGGGTGAGGATGTTCCTGAAGAGGTCGTGGAAGAGGCTGAAGACTCCGTAGAGTCTGGGCCAGTCTCCCAGTCGCAGTTGGGCGAGATGGAGGAGTCTCTGGTCTCCGGTGGGTCGGCACCCTTGCCGCGGACGTCTGTGGACTCTGCTGAAGAGCTGGCCAAGCTCCGGCCGCATCTGGATCCCCGGCTCTGCCCATCCCCGGG gacagtcctgttcagcaCAGTCCGCAAGCCCTGGGCCGACGTCATCCCCTGCAACTACGAGATGCAGCACACGCTGAGCGACCTGGTGCCGCTCAAGGCCTTCCTCATGTCAGGAACCACCGTCACCATCGTGGAGGAGAAG ATTCTCTCCTGGCCTGTGGTGCCGCCTTCCCCCGACAGCCCCATGCCCgccaagaaaggaaaaggggagaaggacaagaaaggggagaaggacaagaaagggaagaaggagaaagaggagaaagacaagAAGGGAAAAGATGGGAAAGACAAGGCAGGAAAAGGGGAGAAGGACGCGGCCAAG GAGCAGAAGGAGGGCAAGAAGAAGAAGGAGCTCCTGAAGGATCTGCGTCAGGACCCGCCCATCCTGCGCGTGCTGGGCAGCGGCCGGGTGGCCCTGGAGCCCCTGCTTGCAGGGGAGCCATTCGTGTCCACCGTGTGCGACTTTGGGGTGATCCGCACCTTGGAGACTGACAAGCTGACGTTTTTCAGG ATGCTATGGAGGCTAAGAAGTCCAAGACGAAGTTGCCAGCAGCCATTG AAAAGGGAAAATCTTTGGTGTCAGTGTACGAAAGCAACTACCACCCAGACCCCCTGA
- the LRRC43 gene encoding leucine-rich repeat-containing protein 43 isoform X2: MEAPAGTVSAAVREHLRQLCLREFPCGIGSWNKSRFLPQTSRAWRELVPREEEAVSPGEETVEDLLGLVRSPHSPWALPEGSSAEDRFLRELAIQNPLVLKDSFFYTYFKSLRVVDKQVSLVDKDLLKFVKLEELILSANLIKEIDPANLPPTLKVLELYGNKMSSMECLCAGPPPGLQHLGLGHNKLLGPLESLYVTSDHWPNLVSLDLSFNDLTDLQSMVASLRTLPCLRLLVLQGNPLALVPYYRGFTIDSLSRLCVLDDITVASSEKHQFRGLRHSGDLLTQEAQLVVTIGNVRGVLDTSVLDPEPGPQGPFITYSYYVTYDFVEDEEAEGNGYGGVLAEIVKPSPSTEQLGEDVPEEVVEEAEDSVESGPVSQSQLGEMEESLVSGGSAPLPRTSVDSAEELAKLRPHLDPRLCPSPGTVLFSTVRKPWADVIPCNYEMQHTLSDLVPLKAFLMSGTTVTIVEEKILSWPVVPPSPDSPMPAKKGKGEKDKKGEKDKKGKKEKEEKDKKGKDGKDKAGKGEKDAAKKEGKKKKELLKDLRQDPPILRVLGSGRVALEPLLAGEPFVSTVCDFGVIRTLETDKLTFFRDSKNKKARKDAMEAKKSKTKLPAAIEKGKSLVSVYESNYHPDPLTVEVQIQLTQCRSAEEALRALVL; the protein is encoded by the exons ATGGAGGCGCCCGCCGGAACCGTGAGCGCGGCGGTCCGGGAGCACCTGCGGCAGCTGTGTCTGCGCGAGTTCCCGTGCGGCATCGGCAGCTGG AATAAGTCGCGCTTTCTTCCTCAAACTTCACGAGCATGGCGGGAGCTGGTCCCCAGAGAGGAGGAGGCTGTGAGCCCGGGGGAGGAGACGGTGGAGGACCTGCTGGGCCTGGTCCGAAGCCCCCACTCACCCTGGGCTCTGCCAGAGGGCTCAAGTGCAGAGGACCGTTTTCTGAGAGAACTGGCCATCCAGAACCCCCTGGTGCTCAAAGACAGCTTCTTCTACACCTACTTCAAGTCGCTGCGGGTGGTGGACAAGCAG GTAAGCCTGGTGGACAAAGACCTCCTGAAATTTGTGAAGCTTGAAGAGTTGATTCTGAGTGCTAATCTAATCAAGGAGATTGACCCCGCCAACCTGCCCCCGACTCTCAAG GTGCTGGAACTTTACGGCAACAAGATGAGCAGCATGGAGTGTCTGTGCGCCGGCCCGCCCCCGGGGCTGCAGCACTTGGGACTGGGCCACAACAAGCTTCTGGGCCCGCTGGAGAGTCTGTACGTCACCAGCGACCACTG GCCCAACCTTGTCTCCCTGGACCTGAGCTTCAACGACCTGACGGACCTGCAGAGCATGGTGGCCAGCCTCAGAACGCTCCCGTGCCTGAGGCTGCTGGTGCTGCAGGGGAACCCGCTGGCCCTGGTGCCCTACTACCGGGGCTTCACCATCGACAGCCTGTCCCGGCTCTGCGTGCTGGACGACATCACCGTGGCGTCCAGTGAGAAGCATCAGTTCCGGGGGCTGAGGCACAGCGGGG ATCTCCTCACCCAGGAAGCACAGTTGGTGGTGACTATTGGAAATGTCCGAGGGGTTCTGGACACCTCGGTCTTGGACCCAGAACCAGGGCCCCAGGGCCCTTTCATCACTTACAGCTACTACGTAACCTACGATTTTGTGGAAGATGAAGAAGCCGAGGGAAATGGATACGGCGGCGTGCTGGCTGAG ATcgtcaagccctctcccagcacagagcagCTGGGTGAGGATGTTCCTGAAGAGGTCGTGGAAGAGGCTGAAGACTCCGTAGAGTCTGGGCCAGTCTCCCAGTCGCAGTTGGGCGAGATGGAGGAGTCTCTGGTCTCCGGTGGGTCGGCACCCTTGCCGCGGACGTCTGTGGACTCTGCTGAAGAGCTGGCCAAGCTCCGGCCGCATCTGGATCCCCGGCTCTGCCCATCCCCGGG gacagtcctgttcagcaCAGTCCGCAAGCCCTGGGCCGACGTCATCCCCTGCAACTACGAGATGCAGCACACGCTGAGCGACCTGGTGCCGCTCAAGGCCTTCCTCATGTCAGGAACCACCGTCACCATCGTGGAGGAGAAG ATTCTCTCCTGGCCTGTGGTGCCGCCTTCCCCCGACAGCCCCATGCCCgccaagaaaggaaaaggggagaaggacaagaaaggggagaaggacaagaaagggaagaaggagaaagaggagaaagacaagAAGGGAAAAGATGGGAAAGACAAGGCAGGAAAAGGGGAGAAGGACGCGGCCAAG AAGGAGGGCAAGAAGAAGAAGGAGCTCCTGAAGGATCTGCGTCAGGACCCGCCCATCCTGCGCGTGCTGGGCAGCGGCCGGGTGGCCCTGGAGCCCCTGCTTGCAGGGGAGCCATTCGTGTCCACCGTGTGCGACTTTGGGGTGATCCGCACCTTGGAGACTGACAAGCTGACGTTTTTCAGG GATTCAAAGAATAAGAAAGCGAGAAAGG ATGCTATGGAGGCTAAGAAGTCCAAGACGAAGTTGCCAGCAGCCATTG AAAAGGGAAAATCTTTGGTGTCAGTGTACGAAAGCAACTACCACCCAGACCCCCTGACGGTGGAGGTCCAGATCCAGCTGACCCAGTGCCGCTCGGCGGAGGAGGCGCTCCGGGCGCTGGTCCTGTAG
- the LRRC43 gene encoding leucine-rich repeat-containing protein 43 isoform X5, producing MEAPAGTVSAAVREHLRQLCLREFPCGIGSWNKSRFLPQTSRAWRELVPREEEAVSPGEETVEDLLGLVRSPHSPWALPEGSSAEDRFLRELAIQNPLVLKDSFFYTYFKSLRVVDKQVSLVDKDLLKFVKLEELILSANLIKEIDPANLPPTLKVLELYGNKMSSMECLCAGPPPGLQHLGLGHNKLLGPLESLYVTSDHWPNLVSLDLSFNDLTDLQSMVASLRTLPCLRLLVLQGNPLALVPYYRGFTIDSLSRLCVLDDITVASSEKHQFRGLRHSGDLLTQEAQLVVTIGNVRGVLDTSVLDPEPGPQGPFITYSYYVTYDFVEDEEAEGNGYGGVLAEIVKPSPSTEQLGEDVPEEVVEEAEDSVESGPVSQSQLGEMEESLVSGGSAPLPRTSVDSAEELAKLRPHLDPRLCPSPGTVLFSTVRKPWADVIPCNYEMQHTLSDLVPLKAFLMSGTTVTIVEEKEQKEGKKKKELLKDLRQDPPILRVLGSGRVALEPLLAGEPFVSTVCDFGVIRTLETDKLTFFRDSKNKKARKDAMEAKKSKTKLPAAIEKGKSLVSVYESNYHPDPLTVEVQIQLTQCRSAEEALRALVL from the exons ATGGAGGCGCCCGCCGGAACCGTGAGCGCGGCGGTCCGGGAGCACCTGCGGCAGCTGTGTCTGCGCGAGTTCCCGTGCGGCATCGGCAGCTGG AATAAGTCGCGCTTTCTTCCTCAAACTTCACGAGCATGGCGGGAGCTGGTCCCCAGAGAGGAGGAGGCTGTGAGCCCGGGGGAGGAGACGGTGGAGGACCTGCTGGGCCTGGTCCGAAGCCCCCACTCACCCTGGGCTCTGCCAGAGGGCTCAAGTGCAGAGGACCGTTTTCTGAGAGAACTGGCCATCCAGAACCCCCTGGTGCTCAAAGACAGCTTCTTCTACACCTACTTCAAGTCGCTGCGGGTGGTGGACAAGCAG GTAAGCCTGGTGGACAAAGACCTCCTGAAATTTGTGAAGCTTGAAGAGTTGATTCTGAGTGCTAATCTAATCAAGGAGATTGACCCCGCCAACCTGCCCCCGACTCTCAAG GTGCTGGAACTTTACGGCAACAAGATGAGCAGCATGGAGTGTCTGTGCGCCGGCCCGCCCCCGGGGCTGCAGCACTTGGGACTGGGCCACAACAAGCTTCTGGGCCCGCTGGAGAGTCTGTACGTCACCAGCGACCACTG GCCCAACCTTGTCTCCCTGGACCTGAGCTTCAACGACCTGACGGACCTGCAGAGCATGGTGGCCAGCCTCAGAACGCTCCCGTGCCTGAGGCTGCTGGTGCTGCAGGGGAACCCGCTGGCCCTGGTGCCCTACTACCGGGGCTTCACCATCGACAGCCTGTCCCGGCTCTGCGTGCTGGACGACATCACCGTGGCGTCCAGTGAGAAGCATCAGTTCCGGGGGCTGAGGCACAGCGGGG ATCTCCTCACCCAGGAAGCACAGTTGGTGGTGACTATTGGAAATGTCCGAGGGGTTCTGGACACCTCGGTCTTGGACCCAGAACCAGGGCCCCAGGGCCCTTTCATCACTTACAGCTACTACGTAACCTACGATTTTGTGGAAGATGAAGAAGCCGAGGGAAATGGATACGGCGGCGTGCTGGCTGAG ATcgtcaagccctctcccagcacagagcagCTGGGTGAGGATGTTCCTGAAGAGGTCGTGGAAGAGGCTGAAGACTCCGTAGAGTCTGGGCCAGTCTCCCAGTCGCAGTTGGGCGAGATGGAGGAGTCTCTGGTCTCCGGTGGGTCGGCACCCTTGCCGCGGACGTCTGTGGACTCTGCTGAAGAGCTGGCCAAGCTCCGGCCGCATCTGGATCCCCGGCTCTGCCCATCCCCGGG gacagtcctgttcagcaCAGTCCGCAAGCCCTGGGCCGACGTCATCCCCTGCAACTACGAGATGCAGCACACGCTGAGCGACCTGGTGCCGCTCAAGGCCTTCCTCATGTCAGGAACCACCGTCACCATCGTGGAGGAGAAG GAGCAGAAGGAGGGCAAGAAGAAGAAGGAGCTCCTGAAGGATCTGCGTCAGGACCCGCCCATCCTGCGCGTGCTGGGCAGCGGCCGGGTGGCCCTGGAGCCCCTGCTTGCAGGGGAGCCATTCGTGTCCACCGTGTGCGACTTTGGGGTGATCCGCACCTTGGAGACTGACAAGCTGACGTTTTTCAGG GATTCAAAGAATAAGAAAGCGAGAAAGG ATGCTATGGAGGCTAAGAAGTCCAAGACGAAGTTGCCAGCAGCCATTG AAAAGGGAAAATCTTTGGTGTCAGTGTACGAAAGCAACTACCACCCAGACCCCCTGACGGTGGAGGTCCAGATCCAGCTGACCCAGTGCCGCTCGGCGGAGGAGGCGCTCCGGGCGCTGGTCCTGTAG
- the LRRC43 gene encoding leucine-rich repeat-containing protein 43 isoform X1 produces MEAPAGTVSAAVREHLRQLCLREFPCGIGSWNKSRFLPQTSRAWRELVPREEEAVSPGEETVEDLLGLVRSPHSPWALPEGSSAEDRFLRELAIQNPLVLKDSFFYTYFKSLRVVDKQVSLVDKDLLKFVKLEELILSANLIKEIDPANLPPTLKVLELYGNKMSSMECLCAGPPPGLQHLGLGHNKLLGPLESLYVTSDHWPNLVSLDLSFNDLTDLQSMVASLRTLPCLRLLVLQGNPLALVPYYRGFTIDSLSRLCVLDDITVASSEKHQFRGLRHSGDLLTQEAQLVVTIGNVRGVLDTSVLDPEPGPQGPFITYSYYVTYDFVEDEEAEGNGYGGVLAEIVKPSPSTEQLGEDVPEEVVEEAEDSVESGPVSQSQLGEMEESLVSGGSAPLPRTSVDSAEELAKLRPHLDPRLCPSPGTVLFSTVRKPWADVIPCNYEMQHTLSDLVPLKAFLMSGTTVTIVEEKILSWPVVPPSPDSPMPAKKGKGEKDKKGEKDKKGKKEKEEKDKKGKDGKDKAGKGEKDAAKEQKEGKKKKELLKDLRQDPPILRVLGSGRVALEPLLAGEPFVSTVCDFGVIRTLETDKLTFFRDSKNKKARKDAMEAKKSKTKLPAAIEKGKSLVSVYESNYHPDPLTVEVQIQLTQCRSAEEALRALVL; encoded by the exons ATGGAGGCGCCCGCCGGAACCGTGAGCGCGGCGGTCCGGGAGCACCTGCGGCAGCTGTGTCTGCGCGAGTTCCCGTGCGGCATCGGCAGCTGG AATAAGTCGCGCTTTCTTCCTCAAACTTCACGAGCATGGCGGGAGCTGGTCCCCAGAGAGGAGGAGGCTGTGAGCCCGGGGGAGGAGACGGTGGAGGACCTGCTGGGCCTGGTCCGAAGCCCCCACTCACCCTGGGCTCTGCCAGAGGGCTCAAGTGCAGAGGACCGTTTTCTGAGAGAACTGGCCATCCAGAACCCCCTGGTGCTCAAAGACAGCTTCTTCTACACCTACTTCAAGTCGCTGCGGGTGGTGGACAAGCAG GTAAGCCTGGTGGACAAAGACCTCCTGAAATTTGTGAAGCTTGAAGAGTTGATTCTGAGTGCTAATCTAATCAAGGAGATTGACCCCGCCAACCTGCCCCCGACTCTCAAG GTGCTGGAACTTTACGGCAACAAGATGAGCAGCATGGAGTGTCTGTGCGCCGGCCCGCCCCCGGGGCTGCAGCACTTGGGACTGGGCCACAACAAGCTTCTGGGCCCGCTGGAGAGTCTGTACGTCACCAGCGACCACTG GCCCAACCTTGTCTCCCTGGACCTGAGCTTCAACGACCTGACGGACCTGCAGAGCATGGTGGCCAGCCTCAGAACGCTCCCGTGCCTGAGGCTGCTGGTGCTGCAGGGGAACCCGCTGGCCCTGGTGCCCTACTACCGGGGCTTCACCATCGACAGCCTGTCCCGGCTCTGCGTGCTGGACGACATCACCGTGGCGTCCAGTGAGAAGCATCAGTTCCGGGGGCTGAGGCACAGCGGGG ATCTCCTCACCCAGGAAGCACAGTTGGTGGTGACTATTGGAAATGTCCGAGGGGTTCTGGACACCTCGGTCTTGGACCCAGAACCAGGGCCCCAGGGCCCTTTCATCACTTACAGCTACTACGTAACCTACGATTTTGTGGAAGATGAAGAAGCCGAGGGAAATGGATACGGCGGCGTGCTGGCTGAG ATcgtcaagccctctcccagcacagagcagCTGGGTGAGGATGTTCCTGAAGAGGTCGTGGAAGAGGCTGAAGACTCCGTAGAGTCTGGGCCAGTCTCCCAGTCGCAGTTGGGCGAGATGGAGGAGTCTCTGGTCTCCGGTGGGTCGGCACCCTTGCCGCGGACGTCTGTGGACTCTGCTGAAGAGCTGGCCAAGCTCCGGCCGCATCTGGATCCCCGGCTCTGCCCATCCCCGGG gacagtcctgttcagcaCAGTCCGCAAGCCCTGGGCCGACGTCATCCCCTGCAACTACGAGATGCAGCACACGCTGAGCGACCTGGTGCCGCTCAAGGCCTTCCTCATGTCAGGAACCACCGTCACCATCGTGGAGGAGAAG ATTCTCTCCTGGCCTGTGGTGCCGCCTTCCCCCGACAGCCCCATGCCCgccaagaaaggaaaaggggagaaggacaagaaaggggagaaggacaagaaagggaagaaggagaaagaggagaaagacaagAAGGGAAAAGATGGGAAAGACAAGGCAGGAAAAGGGGAGAAGGACGCGGCCAAG GAGCAGAAGGAGGGCAAGAAGAAGAAGGAGCTCCTGAAGGATCTGCGTCAGGACCCGCCCATCCTGCGCGTGCTGGGCAGCGGCCGGGTGGCCCTGGAGCCCCTGCTTGCAGGGGAGCCATTCGTGTCCACCGTGTGCGACTTTGGGGTGATCCGCACCTTGGAGACTGACAAGCTGACGTTTTTCAGG GATTCAAAGAATAAGAAAGCGAGAAAGG ATGCTATGGAGGCTAAGAAGTCCAAGACGAAGTTGCCAGCAGCCATTG AAAAGGGAAAATCTTTGGTGTCAGTGTACGAAAGCAACTACCACCCAGACCCCCTGACGGTGGAGGTCCAGATCCAGCTGACCCAGTGCCGCTCGGCGGAGGAGGCGCTCCGGGCGCTGGTCCTGTAG
- the LRRC43 gene encoding leucine-rich repeat-containing protein 43 isoform X3 produces MEAPAGTVSAAVREHLRQLCLREFPCGIGSWNKSRFLPQTSRAWRELVPREEEAVSPGEETVEDLLGLVRSPHSPWALPEGSSAEDRFLRELAIQNPLVLKDSFFYTYFKSLRVVDKQVSLVDKDLLKFVKLEELILSANLIKEIDPANLPPTLKVLELYGNKMSSMECLCAGPPPGLQHLGLGHNKLLGPLESLPNLVSLDLSFNDLTDLQSMVASLRTLPCLRLLVLQGNPLALVPYYRGFTIDSLSRLCVLDDITVASSEKHQFRGLRHSGDLLTQEAQLVVTIGNVRGVLDTSVLDPEPGPQGPFITYSYYVTYDFVEDEEAEGNGYGGVLAEIVKPSPSTEQLGEDVPEEVVEEAEDSVESGPVSQSQLGEMEESLVSGGSAPLPRTSVDSAEELAKLRPHLDPRLCPSPGTVLFSTVRKPWADVIPCNYEMQHTLSDLVPLKAFLMSGTTVTIVEEKILSWPVVPPSPDSPMPAKKGKGEKDKKGEKDKKGKKEKEEKDKKGKDGKDKAGKGEKDAAKEQKEGKKKKELLKDLRQDPPILRVLGSGRVALEPLLAGEPFVSTVCDFGVIRTLETDKLTFFRDSKNKKARKDAMEAKKSKTKLPAAIEKGKSLVSVYESNYHPDPLTVEVQIQLTQCRSAEEALRALVL; encoded by the exons ATGGAGGCGCCCGCCGGAACCGTGAGCGCGGCGGTCCGGGAGCACCTGCGGCAGCTGTGTCTGCGCGAGTTCCCGTGCGGCATCGGCAGCTGG AATAAGTCGCGCTTTCTTCCTCAAACTTCACGAGCATGGCGGGAGCTGGTCCCCAGAGAGGAGGAGGCTGTGAGCCCGGGGGAGGAGACGGTGGAGGACCTGCTGGGCCTGGTCCGAAGCCCCCACTCACCCTGGGCTCTGCCAGAGGGCTCAAGTGCAGAGGACCGTTTTCTGAGAGAACTGGCCATCCAGAACCCCCTGGTGCTCAAAGACAGCTTCTTCTACACCTACTTCAAGTCGCTGCGGGTGGTGGACAAGCAG GTAAGCCTGGTGGACAAAGACCTCCTGAAATTTGTGAAGCTTGAAGAGTTGATTCTGAGTGCTAATCTAATCAAGGAGATTGACCCCGCCAACCTGCCCCCGACTCTCAAG GTGCTGGAACTTTACGGCAACAAGATGAGCAGCATGGAGTGTCTGTGCGCCGGCCCGCCCCCGGGGCTGCAGCACTTGGGACTGGGCCACAACAAGCTTCTGGGCCCGCTGGAGAGTCT GCCCAACCTTGTCTCCCTGGACCTGAGCTTCAACGACCTGACGGACCTGCAGAGCATGGTGGCCAGCCTCAGAACGCTCCCGTGCCTGAGGCTGCTGGTGCTGCAGGGGAACCCGCTGGCCCTGGTGCCCTACTACCGGGGCTTCACCATCGACAGCCTGTCCCGGCTCTGCGTGCTGGACGACATCACCGTGGCGTCCAGTGAGAAGCATCAGTTCCGGGGGCTGAGGCACAGCGGGG ATCTCCTCACCCAGGAAGCACAGTTGGTGGTGACTATTGGAAATGTCCGAGGGGTTCTGGACACCTCGGTCTTGGACCCAGAACCAGGGCCCCAGGGCCCTTTCATCACTTACAGCTACTACGTAACCTACGATTTTGTGGAAGATGAAGAAGCCGAGGGAAATGGATACGGCGGCGTGCTGGCTGAG ATcgtcaagccctctcccagcacagagcagCTGGGTGAGGATGTTCCTGAAGAGGTCGTGGAAGAGGCTGAAGACTCCGTAGAGTCTGGGCCAGTCTCCCAGTCGCAGTTGGGCGAGATGGAGGAGTCTCTGGTCTCCGGTGGGTCGGCACCCTTGCCGCGGACGTCTGTGGACTCTGCTGAAGAGCTGGCCAAGCTCCGGCCGCATCTGGATCCCCGGCTCTGCCCATCCCCGGG gacagtcctgttcagcaCAGTCCGCAAGCCCTGGGCCGACGTCATCCCCTGCAACTACGAGATGCAGCACACGCTGAGCGACCTGGTGCCGCTCAAGGCCTTCCTCATGTCAGGAACCACCGTCACCATCGTGGAGGAGAAG ATTCTCTCCTGGCCTGTGGTGCCGCCTTCCCCCGACAGCCCCATGCCCgccaagaaaggaaaaggggagaaggacaagaaaggggagaaggacaagaaagggaagaaggagaaagaggagaaagacaagAAGGGAAAAGATGGGAAAGACAAGGCAGGAAAAGGGGAGAAGGACGCGGCCAAG GAGCAGAAGGAGGGCAAGAAGAAGAAGGAGCTCCTGAAGGATCTGCGTCAGGACCCGCCCATCCTGCGCGTGCTGGGCAGCGGCCGGGTGGCCCTGGAGCCCCTGCTTGCAGGGGAGCCATTCGTGTCCACCGTGTGCGACTTTGGGGTGATCCGCACCTTGGAGACTGACAAGCTGACGTTTTTCAGG GATTCAAAGAATAAGAAAGCGAGAAAGG ATGCTATGGAGGCTAAGAAGTCCAAGACGAAGTTGCCAGCAGCCATTG AAAAGGGAAAATCTTTGGTGTCAGTGTACGAAAGCAACTACCACCCAGACCCCCTGACGGTGGAGGTCCAGATCCAGCTGACCCAGTGCCGCTCGGCGGAGGAGGCGCTCCGGGCGCTGGTCCTGTAG